A stretch of Brassica napus cultivar Da-Ae chromosome C6, Da-Ae, whole genome shotgun sequence DNA encodes these proteins:
- the LOC106367661 gene encoding small polypeptide DEVIL 22 has product MAELKSKLNKGHAFTSKCASLVKEQRARLYILRRCATMLCCWYIQGDE; this is encoded by the coding sequence ATGGCTGAGTTAAAGAGTAAGTTAAATAAAGGTCACGCGTTTACAAGCAAATGTGCTTCCTTGGTGAAGGAGCAACGTGCTCGTCTCTATATTCTTCGTCGTTGCGCTACAATGCTCTGCTGCTGGTACATCCAAGGCGATGAGTAA